One stretch of Euphorbia lathyris chromosome 7, ddEupLath1.1, whole genome shotgun sequence DNA includes these proteins:
- the LOC136200885 gene encoding protein FAR1-RELATED SEQUENCE 5-like isoform X1, which yields MDQSIPEDNEFEHEVPIEDWNPDNIDYSSRFITDTVFPSSQDAIDWAKKIAIQNGFEIVISSHKHGGKQKLLRCSRGERYRGVVKIDEDPAIRKSKTKVCRCKFQIKAFQHADLSGWGIKAKAGLTGMHNHTMRMYPEGSRQMSGLSIASKQIMRDMTSAQAKPCAILAAVKEKHPEDNSVIKHIYNYRDKMRRDAFEGRDLASQFYHIAVENKYVNYTQADSGVITHVFMAHPESVDMFRTYHWYIGIDSTYKTNKYKMTFVEIVGMTPCNNNFKIAYAIVKDETEGSYRWILQRLKILLGDDLNPTVVVSDRELGLLKPIQEVFPQAAHLLCTWHINKDVEDRVYRIIRDKGIASKFKNGKWRTILESLTIEEYETNLMMMKEKMSRFKGVISYVEETWLVHKEKFVVAWTKEFLHFGNTTICRVESEHASLKQWLNTATGSLDTVHA from the exons atggatcaaagcattcccgaagacaatgagttcgaacacgag gtaccgatagaagattggaaccccgataacattgattatagttcgcgtttcataacggataccgttttcccctcaagtcaggatgctattgattgggcaaaaaagatagctattcagaatgggtttgagattgtaatatcttcgcacaaacatgggggaaaacagaagttgttgcgctgttcacggggtgaacgatatagaggtgttgtgaaaattgatgaagatcctgcaattaggaaaagtaaaactaaagtgtgccgctgtaaatttcagattaaagcctttcaacatgcagacctttcaggatgggggataaaggctaaggctgggttaactggaatgcataaccatacaatgcgtatgtatccagagggaagtcggcaaatgagcggactcagtatcgcatctaaacaaattATGCGTGATATGActtcagctcaagcaaagccttgtgctattttagcagcagttaaagaaaaacacccagaggacaactcagtaattaaacacatatataattacagggacaaaatgaggagggacgcgtttgaaggtagagacctggctagtcaattctaccatattgctgtggagaacaaatatgtcaattacacacaggctgattcaggtgtgataacgcatgtgttcatggcacatccagagtcagttgatatgttcaggacttaccactggtacatcggcattgattcaacgtacaaaacaaacaagtacaaaatgacgtttgttgagattgttgggatgacgccatgcaataataacttcaagatagcgtatgctattgttaaagacgagaccgaagggagctatcgttggattttgcaaagactgaagattttgcttggggatgatcttaacccgaccgttgttgttagtgacagggagcttgggttattaaagccgatacaagaagtttttccacaagcagcgcacttgctatgcacttggcatataaataaggatgtggaagatcgTGTGTATAGAATCATTAGAGATAAAGGCATTgcctctaaattcaagaatggcaaatggagaacaatattagaatcattaaccattgaggagtacgagaccaatcttatgatgatgaaggaaaagatgagcaggttcaaaggagttatctcgtatgttgaggagacgtggttggtgcataaggagaagtttgttgttgcttggacaaaggagttcctacattttggcaacacaactatttgtcgagtggagagcgaacatgctagtctaaagcaatggctcaatacggcaactgggtcccttgacacg gtacatgcttga
- the LOC136200885 gene encoding protein FAR1-RELATED SEQUENCE 5-like isoform X2: MDQSIPEDNEFEHEVPIEDWNPDNIDYSSRFITDTVFPSSQDAIDWAKKIAIQNGFEIVISSHKHGGKQKLLRCSRGERYRGVVKIDEDPAIRKSKTKVCRCKFQIKAFQHADLSGWGIKAKAGLTGMHNHTMRMYPEGSRQMSGLSIASKQIMRDMTSAQAKPCAILAAVKEKHPEDNSVIKHIYNYRDKMRRDAFEGRDLASQFYHIAVENKYVNYTQADSGVITHVFMAHPESVDMFRTYHWYIGIDSTYKTNKYKMTFVEIVGMTPCNNNFKIAYAIVKDETEGSYRWILQRLKILLGDDLNPTVVVSDRELGLLKPIQEVFPQAAHLLCTWHINKDVEDRVYRIIRDKGIASKFKNGKWRTILESLTIEEYETNLMMMKEKMSRFKGVISYVEETWLVHKEKFVVAWTKEFLHFGNTTICRVESEHASLKQWLNTATGSLDTV; this comes from the exons atggatcaaagcattcccgaagacaatgagttcgaacacgag gtaccgatagaagattggaaccccgataacattgattatagttcgcgtttcataacggataccgttttcccctcaagtcaggatgctattgattgggcaaaaaagatagctattcagaatgggtttgagattgtaatatcttcgcacaaacatgggggaaaacagaagttgttgcgctgttcacggggtgaacgatatagaggtgttgtgaaaattgatgaagatcctgcaattaggaaaagtaaaactaaagtgtgccgctgtaaatttcagattaaagcctttcaacatgcagacctttcaggatgggggataaaggctaaggctgggttaactggaatgcataaccatacaatgcgtatgtatccagagggaagtcggcaaatgagcggactcagtatcgcatctaaacaaattATGCGTGATATGActtcagctcaagcaaagccttgtgctattttagcagcagttaaagaaaaacacccagaggacaactcagtaattaaacacatatataattacagggacaaaatgaggagggacgcgtttgaaggtagagacctggctagtcaattctaccatattgctgtggagaacaaatatgtcaattacacacaggctgattcaggtgtgataacgcatgtgttcatggcacatccagagtcagttgatatgttcaggacttaccactggtacatcggcattgattcaacgtacaaaacaaacaagtacaaaatgacgtttgttgagattgttgggatgacgccatgcaataataacttcaagatagcgtatgctattgttaaagacgagaccgaagggagctatcgttggattttgcaaagactgaagattttgcttggggatgatcttaacccgaccgttgttgttagtgacagggagcttgggttattaaagccgatacaagaagtttttccacaagcagcgcacttgctatgcacttggcatataaataaggatgtggaagatcgTGTGTATAGAATCATTAGAGATAAAGGCATTgcctctaaattcaagaatggcaaatggagaacaatattagaatcattaaccattgaggagtacgagaccaatcttatgatgatgaaggaaaagatgagcaggttcaaaggagttatctcgtatgttgaggagacgtggttggtgcataaggagaagtttgttgttgcttggacaaaggagttcctacattttggcaacacaactatttgtcgagtggagagcgaacatgctagtctaaagcaatggctcaatacggcaactgggtcccttgacacggtatga